One genomic window of Aethina tumida isolate Nest 87 chromosome 3, icAetTumi1.1, whole genome shotgun sequence includes the following:
- the LOC109608612 gene encoding KAT8 regulatory NSL complex subunit 3 isoform X4 — MNPDTQIKSEPVTNSPPMAHTPLYERKSNSDFDFATPVYMPTATKVNQYARENWQITNDHSYARPWNWRPETTFLRPTKTLFMPKAQKMVNPLVNVDAVDEDVDVDSLNEDPPPTYDLDKAKNLMEECERVANVIKPEANDDVPWEDKITRANWTINQMRVFQGFHNALNMYHMAKLAYKNAHHEPILRRTVVDKAVQRVRRTMTLVSWDPKLCQWIHNLLLENLTGTYLASYLDILQTLQHKIPLFVDRLLGNSLKSGVLSHEGFGGFLKKKWDPVAASLQQDKPKKLPGNPIIVIVPSGPHISKRIHKWVSLLSNLAMVVTIPTSLGSSGHKTTITHLVDTMFATTRGKIQEITADYPGRSIVLVGFNAGAALALQVAQMESAILCVVCLGFSLLTADGPRGDPEDGLLELQRPVLFVIGQSSNTSSQEEVEDLRERMRVETGLVVVGSADDFLRVTKKKCRSEGITQSVVDRCVVDEVGEFISGIILSPYPPQLRQSPIQTATSNDGSVNLKKSRKRYHSNASSLDSEPPSPTSRLSRPVGRPPGSKTKARSETKWPVASVSSSSLSTVVGNGTGPIQPQTSTNTPSTLSPASSSPPSTPTMSATEGDSGECGGGTPSPQPLPVKRIKTLKPVDRSKQQLQIQQLQQPPPAPPPLSIQPGQIYKTAKHQVYGMNRNVMVGGQLSTLLQGGIKSIQSTKTKPATGIKVLENVTLNSSTTAKLISNSGRTIDLSKITVINSRSEIASTSSGLKTTPMSNVILMPDGTLKTVHSASAVKGVATASMTLTSTSTIVSKTATLTTTTTNSKGKAGKFITSKRQLIGNKPTRPMKKITYNIQQPGHHLAPPTNLTTQDIMNLPIVFADDHVLNATSVASIAGAVSNAVVNSTNSTPETNVVHGQPTTVAGKIIGPANKFVLVNKQISGGGNFIISPNSIKKVTAGSGLQKQPKFTKIILSKRSTTAGVAAPAPSATVTPSTSGHDESKPTIIKKMMTLPSEITVKKTPTMMGSSSQHMDEGFDLENELVATAVPKPNFATSDVKNITVLQSSSSVHNLVMEEQAKTTKEDENDPDYLPPKKRMSF, encoded by the exons CCAACAAAAACCCTCTTCATGCCCAAGGCTCAGAAAATGGTTAATCCTTTGGTAAATGTTGACGCTGTGGATGAGGATGTTGATGTTGATTCATTAAATGAGGATCCACCACCCACATATGATTTGGACAAGGCTAAAAACTTGATGGAGGAATGTGAGAGGGTTGCGAATGTGATTAAACCTGAAGCAAATGATGATGTTCCATGGGAAGATAAAATTACCAGGGCCAACTGGACTATAAACCAAATGCGGGTCTTTCAAGGTTTTCACAATGCCTTAAACATGTACCACATGGCAAAATTGGCTTACAAAAATGCACATCACGAGCCGATTTTACGTCGAACCGTCGTAGATAAGGCGGTGCAAAGAGTACGTAGGACTATGACTTTAGTCTCTTGGGATCCAAAATTATGCCAATGGATTCACAACCTTTTGCTTGAGAATCTGACGGGCACTTATCTTGCTTCGTATTTGGATATACTTCAGACATTGCAGCACAAAATACCACTTTTTGTAGACAGACTTTTaggtaattcattaaaaagtgGTGTTCTGAGCCATGAAGGTTTCGGTGGGTTCCTCAAAAAGAAATGGGACCCGGTGGCGGCCAGTTTGCAACAGGACAAACCGAAGAAGTTGCCCGGCAATCCGATAATTGTCATCGTTCCCTCAGGACCTCACATTTCGAAGAGAATTCACAAATGGGTCAGTCTGTTGTCTAATTTGGCGATGGTTGTCACTATCCCAACAAGTTTGG GCAGTTCAGGACATAAAACGACCATCACCCACCTCGTGGATACTATGTTTGCGACGACCCGTGGCAAAATTCAAGAGATAACCGCAGACTACCCCGGTCGCAGCATAGTGCTTGTAGGTTTTAATGCGGGGGCCGCACTTGCCCTTCAAGTGGCTCAAATGGAGTCTGCCATCCTATGCGTTGTCTGTCTCGGGTTTTCGTTGCTGACTGCCGACGGCCCACGAGGAGATCCCGAAGACGGCCTGTTAGAATTACAACGCCCCGTTCTGTTCGTAATCGGACAAAGTTCCAATACTTCATC acAGGAAGAAGTTGAAGACTTGCGGGAAAGAATGAGAGTTGAGACTGGTTTGGTTGTTGTTGGATCGGCAGACGATTTTTTGCGAGTCACCAAGAAGAAATGTAGATCCGAAGGCATCACGCAAAGTGTTGTTGATCGATGTGTTGTG GATGAAGTTGGTGAATTTATCAGCGGAATCATTTTATCGCCGTATCCGCCTCAACTTCGTCAAAGTCCCATTCAGACTGCGACTAGCAACGACGGTTCTGTTAACTTGAAGAAGTCCAGGAAACGGTACCATTCGAACGCCAGTTCTTTGGACAGCGAACCGCCATCTCCTACGAGCAGATTGTCCAGACCAG TGGGTCGTCCACCCGGTTCTAAGACGAAAGCACGTTCCGAGACGAAATGGCCGGTTGCCAGTGTCAGCAGTAGTTCTCTTTCTACAGTCGTCGGAAACGGCACGGGTCCGATTCAACCGCAGACGAGCACCAACACTCCGTCAACGCTTTCGCCGGCGAGCAGTAGTCCGCCGTCGACGCCAACGATGTCGGCTACCGAAGGAGACAGTGGGGAATGCGGGGGCGGCACCCCTTCACCCCAGCCGTTGCCGGTTAAGAGGATCAAAACGCTTAAACCGGTGGATAGGAGCAAACAACAACTACAGATTCAGCAACTACAACAACCTCCGCCGGCACCACCACCGTTGTCAATTCAGCCaggtcaaatttataaaacgg ccaaGCACCAAGTTTACGGAATGAATCGGAATGTGATGGTCGGTGGACAATTATCTACTCTACTCCAAGGAGGAATTAAATCTATTCAGTCAACTAAAACTAAGCCGGCTACTGGAATAAAAG TGTTGGAAAACGTGACGTTAAACAGCAGTACGACGGCAAAATTGATCTCTAACTCGGGTCGCACAATCGACCTGTCCAAAATTACTGTGATCAATTCTCGAAGCGAAATTGCATCGACATCGAGCGGCTTGAAAACGACTCCGATGAGTAACGTGATTTTGATGCCGGACGGAACGTTGAAGACTGTACATTCGGCGAGCGCAGTCAAAGGAGTTGCCACGGCCTCGATGACGTTGACGTCGACCTCCACTATCGTTAGTAAGACTGCCACATTAACAACAACCACCACAAACAGCAAGGGAAAAG CGGGAAAATTCATAACGTCGAAACGACAGCTGATCGGTAACAAACCGACGAGGCCGATGAAGAAGATCACGTACAACATCCAACAACCAGGTCATCACTTAGCTCCGCCCACCAACCTGACAACACAGGATATTATGAACTTGCCCATTGTTTTTGCAGATGATCACGTGTTGAATGCTACTAGTGTCGCTAGTATTGCTGGTGCCGTTAGCAATGCCGTCGTGAACAGTACGAATTCCACTCCGGAGACGAATGTGGTGCACGGACAACCGACCACCGTGGCGGGGAAGATCATCGGGCCGGCGAACAAATTCGTCTTGGTCAATAAACAGATTAGCGGCGGaggtaatttcataatttcaccCAACAGTATTAAGAAGGTGACGGCAGGAAGTGGTCTGCAAAAACAGCCGAAGTTTACCAAAATCATCCTGTCGAAGAGGAGCACGACGGCAGGAGTGGCGGCGCCCGCTCCGTCGGCGACGGTGACGCCATCCACAAGCGGACATGACGAGAGTAAACCGACGATCATCAAGAAGATGATGACTCTGCCGTCGGAAATAACGGTCAAAAAGACGCCGACGATGATGGGTAGTTCTTCGCAGCACATGGACGAGGGATTCGATTTGGAGAACGAATTGGTGGCGACGGCAGTCCCTAAGCCGAATTTTGCGACGTCTGACGTTAAAAACATTACTGTTTTACAATCGTCCTCGTCGGTACATAATTTGGTCATGGAGGAACAGGCCAAAACAACGAAAGAGGACGAAAACGATCCCGATTATTTGCCACCAAAGAAAAGAatgagtttttaa
- the LOC109608612 gene encoding KAT8 regulatory NSL complex subunit 3 isoform X3, producing MNPDTQIKSEPVTNSPPMAHTPLYERKSNSDFDFATPVYMPTATKVNQYARENWQITNDHSYARPWNWRPETTFLRPTKTLFMPKAQKMVNPLVNVDAVDEDVDVDSLNEDPPPTYDLDKAKNLMEECERVANVIKPEANDDVPWEDKITRANWTINQMRVFQGFHNALNMYHMAKLAYKNAHHEPILRRTVVDKAVQRVRRTMTLVSWDPKLCQWIHNLLLENLTGTYLASYLDILQTLQHKIPLFVDRLLGNSLKSGVLSHEGFGGFLKKKWDPVAASLQQDKPKKLPGNPIIVIVPSGPHISKRIHKWVSLLSNLAMVVTIPTSLGENNGSSGHKTTITHLVDTMFATTRGKIQEITADYPGRSIVLVGFNAGAALALQVAQMESAILCVVCLGFSLLTADGPRGDPEDGLLELQRPVLFVIGQSSNTSSQEEVEDLRERMRVETGLVVVGSADDFLRVTKKKCRSEGITQSVVDRCVVDEVGEFISGIILSPYPPQLRQSPIQTATSNDGSVNLKKSRKRYHSNASSLDSEPPSPTSRLSRPVGRPPGSKTKARSETKWPVASVSSSSLSTVVGNGTGPIQPQTSTNTPSTLSPASSSPPSTPTMSATEGDSGECGGGTPSPQPLPVKRIKTLKPVDRSKQQLQIQQLQQPPPAPPPLSIQPGQIYKTAKHQVYGMNRNVMVGGQLSTLLQGGIKSIQSTKTKPATGIKVLENVTLNSSTTAKLISNSGRTIDLSKITVINSRSEIASTSSGLKTTPMSNVILMPDGTLKTVHSASAVKGVATASMTLTSTSTIVSKTATLTTTTTNSKGKAGKFITSKRQLIGNKPTRPMKKITYNIQQPGHHLAPPTNLTTQDIMNLPIVFADDHVLNATSVASIAGAVSNAVVNSTNSTPETNVVHGQPTTVAGKIIGPANKFVLVNKQISGGGNFIISPNSIKKVTAGSGLQKQPKFTKIILSKRSTTAGVAAPAPSATVTPSTSGHDESKPTIIKKMMTLPSEITVKKTPTMMGSSSQHMDEGFDLENELVATAVPKPNFATSDVKNITVLQSSSSVHNLVMEEQAKTTKEDENDPDYLPPKKRMSF from the exons CCAACAAAAACCCTCTTCATGCCCAAGGCTCAGAAAATGGTTAATCCTTTGGTAAATGTTGACGCTGTGGATGAGGATGTTGATGTTGATTCATTAAATGAGGATCCACCACCCACATATGATTTGGACAAGGCTAAAAACTTGATGGAGGAATGTGAGAGGGTTGCGAATGTGATTAAACCTGAAGCAAATGATGATGTTCCATGGGAAGATAAAATTACCAGGGCCAACTGGACTATAAACCAAATGCGGGTCTTTCAAGGTTTTCACAATGCCTTAAACATGTACCACATGGCAAAATTGGCTTACAAAAATGCACATCACGAGCCGATTTTACGTCGAACCGTCGTAGATAAGGCGGTGCAAAGAGTACGTAGGACTATGACTTTAGTCTCTTGGGATCCAAAATTATGCCAATGGATTCACAACCTTTTGCTTGAGAATCTGACGGGCACTTATCTTGCTTCGTATTTGGATATACTTCAGACATTGCAGCACAAAATACCACTTTTTGTAGACAGACTTTTaggtaattcattaaaaagtgGTGTTCTGAGCCATGAAGGTTTCGGTGGGTTCCTCAAAAAGAAATGGGACCCGGTGGCGGCCAGTTTGCAACAGGACAAACCGAAGAAGTTGCCCGGCAATCCGATAATTGTCATCGTTCCCTCAGGACCTCACATTTCGAAGAGAATTCACAAATGGGTCAGTCTGTTGTCTAATTTGGCGATGGTTGTCACTATCCCAACAAGTTTGGGTGAGAATAATG GCAGTTCAGGACATAAAACGACCATCACCCACCTCGTGGATACTATGTTTGCGACGACCCGTGGCAAAATTCAAGAGATAACCGCAGACTACCCCGGTCGCAGCATAGTGCTTGTAGGTTTTAATGCGGGGGCCGCACTTGCCCTTCAAGTGGCTCAAATGGAGTCTGCCATCCTATGCGTTGTCTGTCTCGGGTTTTCGTTGCTGACTGCCGACGGCCCACGAGGAGATCCCGAAGACGGCCTGTTAGAATTACAACGCCCCGTTCTGTTCGTAATCGGACAAAGTTCCAATACTTCATC acAGGAAGAAGTTGAAGACTTGCGGGAAAGAATGAGAGTTGAGACTGGTTTGGTTGTTGTTGGATCGGCAGACGATTTTTTGCGAGTCACCAAGAAGAAATGTAGATCCGAAGGCATCACGCAAAGTGTTGTTGATCGATGTGTTGTG GATGAAGTTGGTGAATTTATCAGCGGAATCATTTTATCGCCGTATCCGCCTCAACTTCGTCAAAGTCCCATTCAGACTGCGACTAGCAACGACGGTTCTGTTAACTTGAAGAAGTCCAGGAAACGGTACCATTCGAACGCCAGTTCTTTGGACAGCGAACCGCCATCTCCTACGAGCAGATTGTCCAGACCAG TGGGTCGTCCACCCGGTTCTAAGACGAAAGCACGTTCCGAGACGAAATGGCCGGTTGCCAGTGTCAGCAGTAGTTCTCTTTCTACAGTCGTCGGAAACGGCACGGGTCCGATTCAACCGCAGACGAGCACCAACACTCCGTCAACGCTTTCGCCGGCGAGCAGTAGTCCGCCGTCGACGCCAACGATGTCGGCTACCGAAGGAGACAGTGGGGAATGCGGGGGCGGCACCCCTTCACCCCAGCCGTTGCCGGTTAAGAGGATCAAAACGCTTAAACCGGTGGATAGGAGCAAACAACAACTACAGATTCAGCAACTACAACAACCTCCGCCGGCACCACCACCGTTGTCAATTCAGCCaggtcaaatttataaaacgg ccaaGCACCAAGTTTACGGAATGAATCGGAATGTGATGGTCGGTGGACAATTATCTACTCTACTCCAAGGAGGAATTAAATCTATTCAGTCAACTAAAACTAAGCCGGCTACTGGAATAAAAG TGTTGGAAAACGTGACGTTAAACAGCAGTACGACGGCAAAATTGATCTCTAACTCGGGTCGCACAATCGACCTGTCCAAAATTACTGTGATCAATTCTCGAAGCGAAATTGCATCGACATCGAGCGGCTTGAAAACGACTCCGATGAGTAACGTGATTTTGATGCCGGACGGAACGTTGAAGACTGTACATTCGGCGAGCGCAGTCAAAGGAGTTGCCACGGCCTCGATGACGTTGACGTCGACCTCCACTATCGTTAGTAAGACTGCCACATTAACAACAACCACCACAAACAGCAAGGGAAAAG CGGGAAAATTCATAACGTCGAAACGACAGCTGATCGGTAACAAACCGACGAGGCCGATGAAGAAGATCACGTACAACATCCAACAACCAGGTCATCACTTAGCTCCGCCCACCAACCTGACAACACAGGATATTATGAACTTGCCCATTGTTTTTGCAGATGATCACGTGTTGAATGCTACTAGTGTCGCTAGTATTGCTGGTGCCGTTAGCAATGCCGTCGTGAACAGTACGAATTCCACTCCGGAGACGAATGTGGTGCACGGACAACCGACCACCGTGGCGGGGAAGATCATCGGGCCGGCGAACAAATTCGTCTTGGTCAATAAACAGATTAGCGGCGGaggtaatttcataatttcaccCAACAGTATTAAGAAGGTGACGGCAGGAAGTGGTCTGCAAAAACAGCCGAAGTTTACCAAAATCATCCTGTCGAAGAGGAGCACGACGGCAGGAGTGGCGGCGCCCGCTCCGTCGGCGACGGTGACGCCATCCACAAGCGGACATGACGAGAGTAAACCGACGATCATCAAGAAGATGATGACTCTGCCGTCGGAAATAACGGTCAAAAAGACGCCGACGATGATGGGTAGTTCTTCGCAGCACATGGACGAGGGATTCGATTTGGAGAACGAATTGGTGGCGACGGCAGTCCCTAAGCCGAATTTTGCGACGTCTGACGTTAAAAACATTACTGTTTTACAATCGTCCTCGTCGGTACATAATTTGGTCATGGAGGAACAGGCCAAAACAACGAAAGAGGACGAAAACGATCCCGATTATTTGCCACCAAAGAAAAGAatgagtttttaa
- the LOC109608612 gene encoding KAT8 regulatory NSL complex subunit 3 isoform X2 — MNPDTQIKSEPVTNSPPMAHTPLYERKSNSDFDFATPVYMPTATKVNQYARENWQITNDHSYARPWNWRPETTFLRPTKTLFMPKAQKMVNPLVNVDAVDEDVDVDSLNEDPPPTYDLDKAKNLMEECERVANVIKPEANDDVPWEDKITRANWTINQMRVFQGFHNALNMYHMAKLAYKNAHHEPILRRTVVDKAVQRVRRTMTLVSWDPKLCQWIHNLLLENLTGTYLASYLDILQTLQHKIPLFVDRLLGNSLKSGVLSHEGFGGFLKKKWDPVAASLQQDKPKKLPGNPIIVIVPSGPHISKRIHKWVSLLSNLAMVVTIPTSLGSSGHKTTITHLVDTMFATTRGKIQEITADYPGRSIVLVGFNAGAALALQVAQMESAILCVVCLGFSLLTADGPRGDPEDGLLELQRPVLFVIGQSSNTSSQEEVEDLRERMRVETGLVVVGSADDFLRVTKKKCRSEGITQSVVDRCVVDEVGEFISGIILSPYPPQLRQSPIQTATSNDGSVNLKKSRKRYHSNASSLDSEPPSPTSRLSRPVNFLVGRPPGSKTKARSETKWPVASVSSSSLSTVVGNGTGPIQPQTSTNTPSTLSPASSSPPSTPTMSATEGDSGECGGGTPSPQPLPVKRIKTLKPVDRSKQQLQIQQLQQPPPAPPPLSIQPGQIYKTAKHQVYGMNRNVMVGGQLSTLLQGGIKSIQSTKTKPATGIKVLENVTLNSSTTAKLISNSGRTIDLSKITVINSRSEIASTSSGLKTTPMSNVILMPDGTLKTVHSASAVKGVATASMTLTSTSTIVSKTATLTTTTTNSKGKAGKFITSKRQLIGNKPTRPMKKITYNIQQPGHHLAPPTNLTTQDIMNLPIVFADDHVLNATSVASIAGAVSNAVVNSTNSTPETNVVHGQPTTVAGKIIGPANKFVLVNKQISGGGNFIISPNSIKKVTAGSGLQKQPKFTKIILSKRSTTAGVAAPAPSATVTPSTSGHDESKPTIIKKMMTLPSEITVKKTPTMMGSSSQHMDEGFDLENELVATAVPKPNFATSDVKNITVLQSSSSVHNLVMEEQAKTTKEDENDPDYLPPKKRMSF, encoded by the exons CCAACAAAAACCCTCTTCATGCCCAAGGCTCAGAAAATGGTTAATCCTTTGGTAAATGTTGACGCTGTGGATGAGGATGTTGATGTTGATTCATTAAATGAGGATCCACCACCCACATATGATTTGGACAAGGCTAAAAACTTGATGGAGGAATGTGAGAGGGTTGCGAATGTGATTAAACCTGAAGCAAATGATGATGTTCCATGGGAAGATAAAATTACCAGGGCCAACTGGACTATAAACCAAATGCGGGTCTTTCAAGGTTTTCACAATGCCTTAAACATGTACCACATGGCAAAATTGGCTTACAAAAATGCACATCACGAGCCGATTTTACGTCGAACCGTCGTAGATAAGGCGGTGCAAAGAGTACGTAGGACTATGACTTTAGTCTCTTGGGATCCAAAATTATGCCAATGGATTCACAACCTTTTGCTTGAGAATCTGACGGGCACTTATCTTGCTTCGTATTTGGATATACTTCAGACATTGCAGCACAAAATACCACTTTTTGTAGACAGACTTTTaggtaattcattaaaaagtgGTGTTCTGAGCCATGAAGGTTTCGGTGGGTTCCTCAAAAAGAAATGGGACCCGGTGGCGGCCAGTTTGCAACAGGACAAACCGAAGAAGTTGCCCGGCAATCCGATAATTGTCATCGTTCCCTCAGGACCTCACATTTCGAAGAGAATTCACAAATGGGTCAGTCTGTTGTCTAATTTGGCGATGGTTGTCACTATCCCAACAAGTTTGG GCAGTTCAGGACATAAAACGACCATCACCCACCTCGTGGATACTATGTTTGCGACGACCCGTGGCAAAATTCAAGAGATAACCGCAGACTACCCCGGTCGCAGCATAGTGCTTGTAGGTTTTAATGCGGGGGCCGCACTTGCCCTTCAAGTGGCTCAAATGGAGTCTGCCATCCTATGCGTTGTCTGTCTCGGGTTTTCGTTGCTGACTGCCGACGGCCCACGAGGAGATCCCGAAGACGGCCTGTTAGAATTACAACGCCCCGTTCTGTTCGTAATCGGACAAAGTTCCAATACTTCATC acAGGAAGAAGTTGAAGACTTGCGGGAAAGAATGAGAGTTGAGACTGGTTTGGTTGTTGTTGGATCGGCAGACGATTTTTTGCGAGTCACCAAGAAGAAATGTAGATCCGAAGGCATCACGCAAAGTGTTGTTGATCGATGTGTTGTG GATGAAGTTGGTGAATTTATCAGCGGAATCATTTTATCGCCGTATCCGCCTCAACTTCGTCAAAGTCCCATTCAGACTGCGACTAGCAACGACGGTTCTGTTAACTTGAAGAAGTCCAGGAAACGGTACCATTCGAACGCCAGTTCTTTGGACAGCGAACCGCCATCTCCTACGAGCAGATTGTCCAGACCAG TTAATTTCTTAGTGGGTCGTCCACCCGGTTCTAAGACGAAAGCACGTTCCGAGACGAAATGGCCGGTTGCCAGTGTCAGCAGTAGTTCTCTTTCTACAGTCGTCGGAAACGGCACGGGTCCGATTCAACCGCAGACGAGCACCAACACTCCGTCAACGCTTTCGCCGGCGAGCAGTAGTCCGCCGTCGACGCCAACGATGTCGGCTACCGAAGGAGACAGTGGGGAATGCGGGGGCGGCACCCCTTCACCCCAGCCGTTGCCGGTTAAGAGGATCAAAACGCTTAAACCGGTGGATAGGAGCAAACAACAACTACAGATTCAGCAACTACAACAACCTCCGCCGGCACCACCACCGTTGTCAATTCAGCCaggtcaaatttataaaacgg ccaaGCACCAAGTTTACGGAATGAATCGGAATGTGATGGTCGGTGGACAATTATCTACTCTACTCCAAGGAGGAATTAAATCTATTCAGTCAACTAAAACTAAGCCGGCTACTGGAATAAAAG TGTTGGAAAACGTGACGTTAAACAGCAGTACGACGGCAAAATTGATCTCTAACTCGGGTCGCACAATCGACCTGTCCAAAATTACTGTGATCAATTCTCGAAGCGAAATTGCATCGACATCGAGCGGCTTGAAAACGACTCCGATGAGTAACGTGATTTTGATGCCGGACGGAACGTTGAAGACTGTACATTCGGCGAGCGCAGTCAAAGGAGTTGCCACGGCCTCGATGACGTTGACGTCGACCTCCACTATCGTTAGTAAGACTGCCACATTAACAACAACCACCACAAACAGCAAGGGAAAAG CGGGAAAATTCATAACGTCGAAACGACAGCTGATCGGTAACAAACCGACGAGGCCGATGAAGAAGATCACGTACAACATCCAACAACCAGGTCATCACTTAGCTCCGCCCACCAACCTGACAACACAGGATATTATGAACTTGCCCATTGTTTTTGCAGATGATCACGTGTTGAATGCTACTAGTGTCGCTAGTATTGCTGGTGCCGTTAGCAATGCCGTCGTGAACAGTACGAATTCCACTCCGGAGACGAATGTGGTGCACGGACAACCGACCACCGTGGCGGGGAAGATCATCGGGCCGGCGAACAAATTCGTCTTGGTCAATAAACAGATTAGCGGCGGaggtaatttcataatttcaccCAACAGTATTAAGAAGGTGACGGCAGGAAGTGGTCTGCAAAAACAGCCGAAGTTTACCAAAATCATCCTGTCGAAGAGGAGCACGACGGCAGGAGTGGCGGCGCCCGCTCCGTCGGCGACGGTGACGCCATCCACAAGCGGACATGACGAGAGTAAACCGACGATCATCAAGAAGATGATGACTCTGCCGTCGGAAATAACGGTCAAAAAGACGCCGACGATGATGGGTAGTTCTTCGCAGCACATGGACGAGGGATTCGATTTGGAGAACGAATTGGTGGCGACGGCAGTCCCTAAGCCGAATTTTGCGACGTCTGACGTTAAAAACATTACTGTTTTACAATCGTCCTCGTCGGTACATAATTTGGTCATGGAGGAACAGGCCAAAACAACGAAAGAGGACGAAAACGATCCCGATTATTTGCCACCAAAGAAAAGAatgagtttttaa